CCAACGCCATCAAGTACGGCGCGCTCGCCATGCCGTCCGGGCGGATCGCAATCAGCTGGCGGGTGGACGAGGCGATTGCGCGGCGGCTCGTCCTCACCTGGAAGGAGAGTGGCGGCCTGACCCAGGTGGGAGCGCCGCGGCGTTCCGGCTTCGGCTCCGAGCTGCTCCTGAAGACACTGCCCTACGAGATAAAGGCGGAGGTGAGCTGGGACGTCGAGCCCACCGGCCTGCGTTGCGTGATTGCCCTGCCGCTCGGCGCCGCTCAGGCGAGGAGCGCCTCGGCGACCTGAGCCGCGACGAGCGGCTTGCCGAAGAACTGCGCCCGCGCGTAGCGCTTCGGGATCGTTTCCTGATCGTAGCCGGTGGCGAACACGAACGGCACCCCCCGCGCTTCCAGCGCGTCGGCAACGGTGTAGGCCATCTCACCTTGCAAGTTGATGTCGAGCACGGCTCCATCGAGGCGGGCCGTCGCGGTGATCAGGTCGAGAGCCTCCTCCACGCTCGGCACCGGGCCGACCACCTCAGCGCCGCGGCTCTCGAACACCTCGGCCATTTCCTGCGCCAAGAAGTACTCGTCCTCGACCAGCAGTACGCGGTAGCCGGCGGAGGGGTCCGTCGAGGTCATGATGAGGTCCTTTCCCGTCGGGGTGCTCGGGTGAGCGGCAGGTCAAGGGAGCAGCGCACCCCATCCTCGCCCAGCTCGTAATGCGTCCGGGCCTTGAGGGCGTAGGGCAGCGCCCGCTCGATCAGCTCCCGGCCATAGCCGCGTCGGGACGTCTCTGCCTTAACCTGAATTGGCGCGCGCCCGTGCTCGACCCATTCCACGACCAAGCGCTGCCCCTCGCCGTCCGACTGCTGCGTCGACCAGGTTACCTCCAGTCGGCCCTGCTCGGCCGCGAGAGCGCCGTACTTGCGGGCGTTGGTGGCCAATTCGTGCAGCGCCAGCGCGAGGGTCTGCACGATCGAGCTCCGCAGCCGTACCTCCGGCCCATCGAACCGGATACGCTCCCCCATGGCGCTCCCGCCCAACGCATCGAGCGTGGTCCGAACCAGCTCGCCGATCGTGATGCGCGGTTGGCCCGAGCGGGAGAGCATGGCATTGACCCGGGCGAGTGCGTTCAAGCGCTCGCCGAACTGCTCGTTGAAGGAAGATAGCGAGCCGCTCCTCTTCATGGTCTCCTGGAACAGGGCTCTTACCACGCCGAGCAGATTGCGGGTGCGATGCTGCAGCTCGGCGACAAGCACGTCCTGACGTTCCTGCAACTCTTTCAGCTGCTGAACGTCTGTTGTTGTGCCGAGCCACTCGACGATGTGATCGCTTCCGTCGCGGACCGGCACAGAGCGAGTGTGGTGCCAAAGATAAGCGCCGTCCGAAGCTCTGCGAATTCGATACTCAACACCAATCAAGTCTGTGAGGACCGCCTGCCTCCAGGCAGCTGTGGCGATCTCACGGTCGTCAACATGGACAGCCTCGAGCCAGCCAAACCCGAGGCTCGCCTCAAGGCTCTGCCCCGTGAATGCCTGCCATTGCGGACTCGACCAGGTCCAGCGGCCCCCATCCGCTGATCGCCAGACGAGCTGCGGCATTCCTTCGGTAAGTGTGCGCAGCCGCTTTTCACTCTCCGCCAGCGCCTCCTGCATCCGCCGCGGCTCGGTGACGTCCTGACCGATCTTGATGAACTCGCGGGTCTGGCCGTCCACATCGATCAGAGGCTGCGTGGAGCCGTTGATGAAGATGCGTGTCCCGTCCTTTCGCAGATGTTCCCGGACGTTCGGCGCCAGCCCCTCGCGGATTGCTGTTTCCCGCTCCTTCTGAGGCTGCCCGTTGGCGACGTCTTCCGGCACGAAGGTCAACTCGACCGAGCGGCCCAGGATCTCGGCTTCCGACCAACCGTAAACAGCGGCGGCGCCGGCCGGCCATGAGGTAATGATGCCATCTCGGTCGGTGGTGAAAATCGCGTAGTCGCGCACACTCTTCACCAGGAGCCGGA
This is a stretch of genomic DNA from Methylobacterium sp. 17Sr1-1. It encodes these proteins:
- a CDS encoding response regulator; protein product: MTSTDPSAGYRVLLVEDEYFLAQEMAEVFESRGAEVVGPVPSVEEALDLITATARLDGAVLDINLQGEMAYTVADALEARGVPFVFATGYDQETIPKRYARAQFFGKPLVAAQVAEALLA